CGACGCCCGTCGCCGCGGAGCACAGTAACGGGGCCGCACGGTGCGGGCAGCAGGCCGGCGGGGTGGCTGCCCGAGGCACGGACGGCGGACGCACGGCGGACGCACGAGGGACAGACGAGAGCCGCACGAGGGACGGGCCGGGGCGGTGGGAGCATGTCCGCGATGCGCAGCGCCGACCCCCAGGACCGGCCCGGCCGCTGGACCGTGGTGCTACCCGTCAAGGGCGGCACGATGGCCAAGTCCCGGCTGCGGCACCCCGCCCGGGCGGGCCTGGCGGCGGCGGTGGCGCTGGACACGACCGCCGCGGTGGCGGCCTGCCCGCGGGTGCGCCGGGTGCTCGTCGTCACCGGGGACGCCGCCACCGCCGCCGCGCACGTCGCGCTCGGCGCCGAGGTGGTAGCGGACCCCGGCGGTGGCCTCGCGGCCGCACTCGCTGCTGGCGCCCTCGCCGCAGGTACCTCTGCAGGTGCCGCCGCCGCTGGTCAAAGCCCCACCGACCCCGGCCCGTGCGCCCTCCTGCTCGCGGACCTGCCGGCGCTGCGCCCGGACGACCTGGCGCAGGCGCTGCAGGCGTGCGAGGACGCCCTCGCCGCCGGTGCGGACCAGGTCACCGTCCCGGACGCCGACGGCACAGGCACGGTCCTGCTGGCCGCGGCCTCGCCGCGGGACCTGCGCCCCCGGTTCGGACCCGGGTCCGCTGCGGCGCACGCGGCGACGTCGGTCGTCCTGGTGGCCGCCCCCGCCCGGTTGCGCCGCGACGTCGACACCGCCGAGCACCTGGCCGAGGCAGAGGT
The DNA window shown above is from Aquipuribacter hungaricus and carries:
- the cofC gene encoding 2-phospho-L-lactate guanylyltransferase translates to MRSADPQDRPGRWTVVLPVKGGTMAKSRLRHPARAGLAAAVALDTTAAVAACPRVRRVLVVTGDAATAAAHVALGAEVVADPGGGLAAALAAGALAAGTSAGAAAAGQSPTDPGPCALLLADLPALRPDDLAQALQACEDALAAGADQVTVPDADGTGTVLLAAASPRDLRPRFGPGSAAAHAATSVVLVAAPARLRRDVDTAEHLAEAEVLGVGPRTAAVLAAVQGSA